ctgttcaatatatttatcaacgacctgagaGAGGGGCTGTGCAGTAAataatatttgtagatgatacaaaatgatagacaattaatacaaaggaggaaaaTGTACAGCTAGAAAAGGACGTAGATAAGccgggggtttgggcagaaaaatggcaaatgaagttcaatgtcgataaatgtaaggttatgcatatgggcaggaaaaacggatgtcaccaatatacacttaatggggtacagtgatatggaaaaagacctgggggtactagtggattataaactaaactggagtaaccaatgccagtcagctgctgcaaaagctaataaagtcttggggtgcattaaaagaggtataggggcgagggatgagaatattatcctcccactatataaggcacttgtcaggcctcacatggaatactgcgctcAGTTCTGAtcaccggtactcaggaaagatgttgcagtgctggagggggttcaaaggagggcaactaaactgatacatggaatgagaggactggaatatccagagaggctatcaaaattaggataattcaccctagaaaaaagatggctaaggggcgatcaaataactctgtataaatccatgaggggacaatacaaggatctctcccatgatctgtttatacccaggactgcgacagtaacaagagagcatccactaagtctagaagaaagcaggtttcatcaccaacatagaagggggttctttactgtaagagcagtgagactgtggaactctctgcctgaggacgcggtgatggcaaaatccattgaggcgTTTAAAagaggactagacgtctttctcgagcggaaggatattacaggattgGTAGCCGTGGgtatggagattttaaattacccagcCAATCCtagacttttgcgcatgcatccgccattatgctgatgggtgcatgcgccaaagccggggtaaggtctgcggataaagattCCATTAGAGGACAAATCTaatgcggtcttctcccttcggctccgctcggcagcatcggcgttttggctccgcccccttgtacgcgtcatcgcgtagctccgcaccATGACGTGTGGcggtttcagcctcctgattggatggaattggcacgtgacgggggcggagctacgcgatgacgtgtacaagggggcggagccaaaatgccgatgctgtcgagcggagccgaagggagaagaccgcacagcgcaagcgcgtctaaaaaagcaagaagacatcagaattagacggagccatggagacggggacgccagcaacggagcaggtaagtgaataacttctgtatggctcatatttaatgcacgatgtacattacaaagtgcattaatatggccatacagaagtacttaaccccacttgatttcgcgagacaacccctttaaaccccacttaggcaggacgtaaaacaTTATGagctggtcactaagaggttaacaaGAATGAACTGAATGCCATAAggttcccacattctaaacatggattagcgaaaaaagaacaaaacgtaatgggtgtaggcgcagctgaccgaaatataCACACTATGCACATACCAATAGCCAACACAAGGTGTATCCCCAGCTATAACTGAGGAGGGGGCGTTGCCATGAAATGTGTCTTTTCATGTtggtttaaaataaaactgagaagctgagcttactttCTGCATTGTACTGAACTTTATATTTTGGTCAGCTGCGCCTACACACAGCGTATTTTTTCCCCTTCATTAATCCATCAGAAGAGTCTCACCTGCCAGTGTGACTTTCATTGGGTTGACTGCACCTGAAGAACTAGGTCTTTTCCACGACCCACCATCTTAACAAAGAGAAGAATCATATATTCTGCATGTTCCCCTGCTTATATTTATCCAAATCACTCACTCATTCAGGTAGCTCCACCCCGGATTTTTTTCACCTTTCTActtacattctgaacatgaaaagataaaacatttcccacattcagagccTGAACCTGGCTCTGCCCCTGCGTGAGTCCTCTAATTTCTAACAAAATAGGTAAAATATTTccaacattctgaacataaatataTGACTGCTCttgtgtgtgacttctctgatgtgaaacaagatttGATTacagagtaaaacatttcccacattgacGACATGAAAATGTTTACAAGTGAGATCTCTGATGTTTTACAAGATCTGTTTTCcgggaaaaacatttcccacattctgaacatggagatgacttctcccctgtgtgagttctctgatgtgcaagAAGGTGTGATTTCTggctaaaatatttcccacactcagaacatgaaaatgttttctcccctgtgtgagttctctgatgtgtaacaagaactGTTTTCcgggaaaaacatttcccacattctgaacatggaaatggcttctcccctgtgtgagttctctgatgttttacAAGATCTGTTTTCaaggaaaaacatttcccacattctgaacatgaaaatgttttctcccctgtgtgagttctctgatgtgtaacaagatttgatttcacaacaaaacatttcccacattctgaacatgaaaatggtttctcccctgtgtgagttttctgatgtgtaacaagattggATTTccagttaaaacatttcccacattctgaacatgaaaatggcttctctcctgtgtgagttctctgatgtgtaacaagatttgatttcaaagcaaaacattttccacattctgagcatgaaaattgGTTCTCTTctttgtgatttctctgatgtctaacaaaatGCAATTTGCGGATATAAGatttcccacactcagaacatgaaaatggtttttcccctatgtgacttctctgatgtgtaacaagacgtGATTTCACaagaaaacattttccacattctgagcatgaaaatggcttcgcCCCTGTGTGCCTTCCCTCATGTGGAACACGACCTGATTTATCTATGAAACATCTTCCACTTTCTGAATGTAAAAATGCCTTCTCCGCCGTGGGAGCTTTTTGATATTCAACATCCCTGCGGTGACTTTTATCTGGCTCAGTAGTTTGTGATGCATCAGAAAGCAGGACCTGTGTAGCAGGATCAGATGATAGatgtttgctgtgaagggctgagggtttATCTGGGATAATAGTGGGCTCTTCTAATGTATCCTGGGCAATACTGCAGTCTTCTGGTTTAAGATCTGAAGACATCCGATATTCCCCTGAGCTCCTGGTACCGGCATCTGCcaacaataaaatgtatttttgaacaaaatatatatttcatattttaTAATATTTACAAAGAAAATTTCTATACACAATTTGAAGGCTTGAAGCAAATTTCAATAATTAACCCATTCCCCCTATGTGACTTGCATTTACATCATAGAGGTGCAGGGTGAATATGAAGTGTGCTTGGAAGATGTGACGGCTGCTTACCCAGTGGATGCTGGTTGTTTGAAGCATATGACACCTGCCAGCTACATTCACAGGGGTTTGACAGCTAAggtgccttcacatggggcaataatCGCCCAACTTATCACTGGTGTAAGAGTAATCTAGCAGTTGTTTCTGCACATTATCCCCCGGggttaacaactagagatgagcgaacgtactcgtccgagcttgatactcgttcgagtattagcgtgttcgggatgctcgttattcgaaacgagcaccacgcgctgttctggttactttcactttcatctctgagacgtttgcgcgcttttctggccaatagaaagacagggaaggcattacaacttccccctgcgacgttcaagccctataccaccccctgcagtgagtggctggcgagatcaggtgtcacccgagtatataaatcggcccctcccgcggctcgccacagatgcattctgacatagctcaaggaaagtgctgctgatggtggagctgctatagggagagtgttaggagttattttaggcttcaagaaccccaacggtccttcttagggccacatctgactgtgtgcagtactgttgaggctgctttttgcagtgttgcacattttttttttttttttgtatatcggccatgcagagcattgcgtcctcagtctgcggtaattttacatagtctaggaccagtagtggtgaggcagggacagtgaaagagatatactgtctatatagggagtgggcttttccaaaacaatttgggggaaaaaaaatctatttgggctgcctgtgaccgtcctgagtgtactgcgtctctgctggggtagttgtcctatttaatacgcagccagctaagtgttacagcaggcttgcgcaaaattctttcctggctctgcgttggccgttacatcaccgctgtcatcctgtccagagggaaacagtctgcagtaattttacatagtccagggccagtagcggtgagacagggacagtgaaagagatatactgtctatataggcagtgggcttttccaaaaaaatttgggggaaaaaaaatctatttgggctgcctgtgaccatcctcagtgtactgcgtctgtgctgggggtagtagtcctaattaatacgcagccagctaagtgttacagcaggcttgcgcaaaattttttcctggctctgtgcgttccgtaagcgaagtcagcctccaaccacagaccaataagcgccacatttaattacagcgttctgtttctgccctactggtaatacaccatgctgaggggtaagggtaggcctagaggacgtggacgcggcgaggacgcggaggcccaagtcagggtgtgggcacaggctgagctcctgatccaggtgtatcgcagccgactgctgcgggattaggagagaggcacgtttctggcgtccccacattcatctcacaattaatgggtccacgcggtagacctttattagaaaatgagcagtgtgagcaggtcctgtcgtggatggcagaaagtgcatccagcaatctatcgaccacccagagttctgcgcggtccactgctgcaactctgaatcctctggctgctgctcctccttcctcccagcctcctcactccattacaatgacacattctgaggagcaggcagactcccaggaactgttctcgggcccctgcccagaatgggcagcaatggttccgaatcctctcccactggaggagtttgtcgtgaccgatgcccaacctttggaaagttcctggggtccgggggatgaggctggggacttccggcaactgtctcaagacctttcagtgggtgaggaggacgatgacgatgagacacagttgtctatcactcaggtagtagtaaatggagtaagtccgagggaggagcgcacagaggattcggaggaagagcagcaggacaatgaggtgactgaccccacctggtttgctacacctactgaggacaggtcttcagagggggaggcaagtgcagcagcagggcaggttggaagaggcagtgcggtggccaggggtagaggcagggccagaccgaataatccaccaactgtttcccaaagcgccccctcgcgccatgccaccctgcagaggccgaggtgctcaaaggtctggcagtttttcactgagagtgcagacgaccgacgaacagtggtgtgcaacctttgtcgcgccaagatcagccggggagccaccaccaccagcatgcgcagacatatgatggccaagcaccccacaaggtgggacgaaggccgtttaccgcctccggtttgtaccgctgcctctccccctgtgccccaacctgccactgagatccaacccccctctcaggacacaggcactaccgtctcctggcctgcacccacaccctcacctccgctgtcctcggccccatccaccaatgtctctctgcgcaccgtccagccgtcgctagctcaagtgttggagcgcaagcgcaagtacgccgccacgcacccgcacgctcaagcgttaaacgtgcacatagccaaatttatcagcctggagatgctgccatatagggttatggaaacggaggctttcaaaggtatgatggcggcggccccgcgctactcagttcccagtcgccactacttttcccgatgtgccgttccagccctgcccgaccacgtcttccgcaacattgtacgcgccctcaccaacgcggttactgccaaggtccacttaacaacggacatggggacaagcacaggcaggcagggccactatatctccctgacggcacatggggggaatttagtggaggctgggacagagtcagagcctaggaccgctcacgtcctacccacccccagaattgcgggccccagcttggtggtggtatctgcggcggtgtatgcttcctccactaaaccaccctcctcctcctcctcctacgcaacgtctgtctcgcaatcaagatgtgtcagcagcagcacgtcaccagcagtcggtgtcgcgcggcacggcagcacagcagtgggcaagcgtcagcaggccgtgctgaaactactcagcttaggagagaagaggcacacggcccacgaactgctgcagggtctgacagaggagaccgaccgctggcttgcgccgctaagcctccaaccgggcatgctcgtgtgtgacaacggccgtaacctggtggcggctctgcagctcggcagcctcacgcacgtgccatgcctggcccacgtctttaatttggtagttcagcgctttctgaaaagctacccacgcttgtcagacctgctcggaaaggtgcgccggctctgcgcacatttccgcaagtcccacacggacgctgccaacctgcaacataggtttaatctgccagtgcaccgactgctgtgcgacgtgcccacacggtggaactctacgctccacatgttggccaggctctatgagcagcgtagagctatagtggaataccaactccaacatgggcggcgcagtgggagtcagcctcctcaattctttacagaagagtgggcctggttggcagacatctgccaggtccttggaaactttgaggagtctacccagatggtgagcggcgatgctgcaatcattagcgtcaccattcctctgctatgcctcttgagaagttccctgcaaagcataaaggcagatgctttgcgctcggaaacagagctgggggaagacagtatgtcgctggatagtcagagcaccctcctgtctatatctcagcgcgttcaggaggaggaggaggagcatgaggaggatgaggaggagggggaagagacagcttggcccactgctgagggtacccatgctgcttgcctgtcatcctttcagcgtgtaaggcctgaggaggaggatcctgaaagtgatcttcctagtgaggacagccatgtgttgcgtacaggtaccctggcacacatggctgacttcatgttaggatgcctttctcgtgaccttcgtgttacacgcattctggcgacTATGGATtaatgggtgtacacactgctcgacccacggtataaggagaacctttccactctcatacccgaagaggaaagaggttcgagagtgatgctataccacaggaccctggcggacaaactgatggtaaaattcccatccgacagcgctagtggccaaaggcgcagttccgaggggcaggtagcaggggaggtgcggagatcaggcagcatgtacagcccaggcaggggaacactctctaaggcctttgacagctttctggctccccagcaagactgtgccaccgctccccagtcaaggctgagttggcgggagcactgtaaaaggatggtgagggagtacgtagccgatcgcacgaccgtcctctgtgacgcctctgccccctacaactactgggtgtcgaagctggacacgtggcctgaactcgcgctgtatgccctggaggtgcttgcttgtcctgcggctagcgtcttgtcagagagggtgtttagtgcggctgggggaatcattacggataagcgtacccgcctgtcaaccgacagtgccgacaggcttacactcatcaagatgaacaaaggctggatttccccagacttctcttctccaccagcggacagcagcgatacgtaagcaatacgtaggct
Above is a window of Eleutherodactylus coqui strain aEleCoq1 chromosome 3, aEleCoq1.hap1, whole genome shotgun sequence DNA encoding:
- the LOC136620480 gene encoding oocyte zinc finger protein XlCOF22-like isoform X2; this encodes MAESLLHLTLEILYQLTGEDYTAVKKTSSERWQNFVSEGHGRTPNPITGPSTHYPIHEDFNGQKILEHVHKMTELLTGEVPIRCQDVSVYFSMEEWEYLEGHKDLYKEVMMEDQQPLTSQDRSGKRTSPESRPSPLHPQDYPLFPQGNDLKNIDAAAIVVKEEVNVRGDERWKEEIPTDTRPDAGTRSSGEYRMSSDLKPEDCSIAQDTLEEPTIIPDKPSALHSKHLSSDPATQVLLSDASQTTEPDKSHRRDVEYQKAPTAEKAFLHSESGRCFIDKSGRVPHEGRHTGAKPFSCSECGKCFLVKSRLVTHQRSHIGEKPFSCSECGKSYIRKLHFVRHQRNHKEENQFSCSECGKCFALKSNLVTHQRTHTGEKPFSCSECGKCFNWKSNLVTHQKTHTGEKPFSCSECGKCFVVKSNLVTHQRTHTGEKTFSCSECGKCFSLKTDLVKHQRTHTGEKPFPCSECGKCFSRKTVLVTHQRTHTGEKTFSCSECGKYFSQKSHLLAHQRTHTGEKSSPCSECGKCFSRKTDLVKHQRSHL
- the LOC136620480 gene encoding oocyte zinc finger protein XlCOF22-like isoform X1 translates to MAESLLHLTLEILYQLTGESVSHQDYTAVKKTSSERWQNFVSEGHGRTPNPITGPSTHYPIHEDFNGQKILEHVHKMTELLTGEVPIRCQDVSVYFSMEEWEYLEGHKDLYKEVMMEDQQPLTSQDRSGKRTSPESRPSPLHPQDYPLFPQGNDLKNIDAAAIVVKEEVNVRGDERWKEEIPTDTRPDAGTRSSGEYRMSSDLKPEDCSIAQDTLEEPTIIPDKPSALHSKHLSSDPATQVLLSDASQTTEPDKSHRRDVEYQKAPTAEKAFLHSESGRCFIDKSGRVPHEGRHTGAKPFSCSECGKCFLVKSRLVTHQRSHIGEKPFSCSECGKSYIRKLHFVRHQRNHKEENQFSCSECGKCFALKSNLVTHQRTHTGEKPFSCSECGKCFNWKSNLVTHQKTHTGEKPFSCSECGKCFVVKSNLVTHQRTHTGEKTFSCSECGKCFSLKTDLVKHQRTHTGEKPFPCSECGKCFSRKTVLVTHQRTHTGEKTFSCSECGKYFSQKSHLLAHQRTHTGEKSSPCSECGKCFSRKTDLVKHQRSHL